The genomic interval GTTGTACTTCCTTGCTATCTTGTTTTTAGCTGGGGAAGAACCTGCATTTGTTGGATACAAAGAGGTAAATTCAAGGGCCCAGTCTGGGCTTGGAGGTTCATTCTGCTCCTTCTCTGATGAGTCACCAGGAAAGTAAGTGCTTAAAGCATTTCCCTCTTGTTCTTCAACTTCCTGGAGGCATGCTGCACCCTCAGACATCCCTGCATGGTCTGTGCCTCTCCAAGACACTGTAGGCTTGTGAATCCTGGGTTGGAACCTTGGTACCAGCGTGGATTCATGCTCTCTGAAAACTGTATCAGAAGGGATTCTAAACGGTGTCATAGCCCAGAACGGTCCCGGGACATTTCTGTCTTGCTTGTGTCCCATACTTTCATGATATGCTACATCCCTTATAGTGGGTTCATCATCTGGGGTAAACAGTGTTTGGCAGTACTCCTGAGAAGAGGGATCATTCGATTTAACAACTGCAAGTTTGCTGGATTCTGGAGTCTGGTGGGAGACTTGGGTGACTGCTGTTGGACACTTGGGCCAGGTAGCTGTATTAGGATTCATTTGGTCCAGGGATTGTTCACTGGACTTGATGATGGATCGTAGCTGGATAGAATGAAGTTCAATAGGAGTGACAGCCACAGAAGCTGAGCTGGGGACTTCAGAGTTATTAATACCAGCCTGTGCTACTTGTGCTGCTCTCATCTCAGCGATCCATGCGCCTGCTGCCCGTGCCTcagctgctgccgccgctgccgccgccgccgccgccgctgcCTTTTGTTTGTTCTGGTGAAGAATGTGGATCTGGTTTCTGTGAGCTAAGGATTTGCTGGGAACATTGTGAAGAGCACTTAGGTCGAGATGGGTTGGAGGTATGAGTGGCAGCTCAAGGTCTCTTCTGGAGGAGGTGCTTCCCTCTCGGGAGGAGAACTGTTGGTGCAGGGAACAAAGGGAGGACTTTCTCTCTGGGACTTTGGGTTTCCTCTTGCCAGTGGTTGGGGATAAGGGCCCAGGAAAGAAAGCTGAAGGAAAGGAGGATGTTGGTGTTTCTGACTGGCTGGAGTACCCACTGGAGGGTGATGCCAAGCCTGCTAGCTTTTCCGGGGAGGCAAGCTTGAACTCATTTTCTACAGAAGGAAGAGAAGGTGTGGTGGCTCTGGATTCTGACTGAGAGTTCTGCGACTCTGAGCTCTCCACTGACTTGACGCATTCAATGACAGTTGTACCCGTAGCACTGCTGGAGTTGGATAATGATCGGTAGGGATCGCTGGATTTCAAGTCATTGAGGAGCCAGAGATCTGCATAGTCAGACTGTACAGCACCCTCATCCTTAAAAGAGTGCGTGTCCGCAGCGCTGAACAGAGTACAGTCAGCCATCTCGCCAGAGTTCTCCATAGCCCAAGTTACTGCTGGCTCGCTTACCATTGGGTTCTCTGACTGACCTGGAGAGCTAGTCAAGTCTAGCTGCAGCTTCATTTCCCTGGAAGACAATGGCAGATGCTGTCCGCTGTTTATCTTTGGTTCATTTGTGTCAGGAGCATTCGCACTACAGCTTATTTCCTTCAGTGACGAACTACGTTTTGGTGGGGATGGCTTCACCTTTGGTTTTTTTAAGGAAAGACAGCGCCTTCCTAAAGTTCTGTGACCGCTGTACTCTGGCTGACAGTATTTGTCCATGCTAGATGCAACAGTTATGCCTCGGCCACATTCAGAACCCATAGCTGCATAGTTATGAATATAGCTCCTGTTACCTTGAAGACCACAGTCAAAGTGCATGGAGGTATAACAGCCTTCTGTGTCTATGGAGTAGTGCGAACTGGAGTCTGCCTTTTCTGTTGGTGGTTTGTCCACGAAACTCTCATAAGTAGCCATACTTGTGAAACTAGGACAATCCAAGCTGCCCTGTTCCTCCCTGGAGCGAGGGGGACTGAAATCCAACCGACTAGACTTATCGTACTGAAGATGTGGGTAGTTCCACTCACAATCACTAGCAGTGCTGGTGCTTGGATCATCCAACAGTTCAGTTGCTGTGGAGGTAAAGGAACTGGCCCTGTAGCCTCTAAGCTGTGGCCGGTCTAGTTGGTAAGGGTCAATTGTAAAGCCAGTGGGGTCATCATTGGCATTAGGAGCTGTGTTGAGTGACAGCTCTGAATCACAGTGTGAAGATCCAGTCAGGGGAGGTGATGCAGCAGGGGGGATGGTCTCGGATGTCTGGGAAGGACAGGTGGAGCTGCTTCCACTCCAGTTACCACTGGAGGACTGGTGGTCCTCCTTGTGGTCTATCTGGCTGCCTAGCACTCCAGTTGTAGAGATGGAGTGAATAGGACTGCTGAAGGTGTCTGAGCTTGAAGAAATCTCACAACTCCCCATGTCAAATTTACGTGGAAGTCGTGATCTACCCCTCTCGACCCACGTGTGCTCCGGGCTTCCCCTGTGTTGGTTGTAATTTAGGCTGACCAACTGATGTTCTGGCATGACCTGGTCCTCAATGCTTTCTTCTTCATCCTTCAAAATCCTTTCTCTGGGCCCTGGCAGAAATTCCTCGGTTTCATAAGGAGAGAGCTCTTCATCATCGCTGTCATCATGGTTTTCATCCACGAGGCGGCCACCCTCCCGAGGCAGGCTGCGAGAACGCAGGCGGCTCCCCATAGTGGCTGTAAACATGCTGTCAGAGCCGTCTGGCAGGGAGGTGATATTCCCAGTGGAATGGGAGAGGGAGGTAGGGATGCCCTGGCCCCTCTGGGCACGAATCCGCCTCCGTGAAGGTGCAGCAATTAAGAAATCGTCTGTCTGGCAGCCTGAGTCCTTCGTATTGAGGCGGCCGGTGACGGAGAGCTCTTCACGGCACAATGAGATGTCAGGGTTATTGTGTACGATCGCAGTCCGTTCTCTTGCTACCGGAGACTCGTCAGAGTCTGGGGGAAGATCAAAGCAAAAATCTTATATTACAAAATCTGAAAAGTCAGTGGATGAAGGAGGACACCCTTTGACTCTCACTACCTCGCTGACACCGGCAAGCTTCTCGTTACCCTCCATCAAGGAAAACTGCTAAAAGCACATTCAACTGCAATTTACCTGTCTAATCACACTGGCAGGTTACGCTGGCAGCCATTCAACCTCAAGAGGCTTAACATTGGAAACTAGCTGCGTTTCTTCTAGAGGCAAAGCTGGTCTATTTCTCAGCATTTACACAAGCTCTACACAAAGAGGAAGAACCAGCTCATATCCTCCAGCATTTCCTACCAGAAAaccatttttatttcatataaTTCAACGTTGAACATTTTTTGAGTTTCAAAAATTTCCAGTGATACTAAATTAACAGTGGacattgaaaaaataaaaatatgttaaGGACGTTTCCtttaattcataatttattCAACATTGAGATGCTAATGTTTTTATTCCAGTGTGATATTTTTCTAAAATATAGTGATGAGGATTTTCCAGATTTTTTGCAAATCAACATGATTCATCAGGTTGAATgtaattctgcaaaaaaaaacagacgtGGAAGGTATTTTCTACTTTAAAAGCAATATTTAAACTATTTGTTTGAAAATCattgaaaaataaacatgtaaaatgtttgtaaacagATCTAACAGTCTTGACCAAGTCTGATCTGCTCTACGGTAGTAGCTTATGATGTGACAATAAGTGTATGATTTTTCCTTGGCTCACTATTCAAAATTTTCACATATTTATACAATAGTGAGCAAACCTGCATTCATAAAAtagtaaatattttatttaggtTTCACTAAGGGAAAATCCTTCTCCATAATAtacaaaaagttttttttcctaaaataaACCAAAACCCTTATCAATAAACAGTTTTACACAAACCATGACTACGTACGAACACAATAACTTCATGACAAGTTATGTCATGCAACGGCAGCTGGATGGATGACATGCAATATTTTCATTTCTAAAACGAGACTGCAATATTCAAGCATACCACATGAACATAGTCTAGAGCTGCTCAATAAACACAGGTTACTGCTaccataattattatttatacgTTCACCATGGTCAACTCTATAACTACATCACATCAATATTATATCAATATCATGAAGCAATGACAGTCAGGGCAAGTACTACCTTCTTGTTGCACTCGTCTAGGGATGCCAGATATGGTTTTCCGTCTTCTCAGCTTTCGTCGCCTTTGAAGTACCGACTGAGAATGAACAAGCGAGCAGCGGACACTGGCCTCTCTGTCAAATCCGAGCCCTAGAATGCACACGGCGCATGTGAGGAGTCCTTGTGGGGGATCACAGATACGGAGGAAGTACCCGACATGCTGGCTTGCATAACTTGATCAGCATTAAGTTGGTAAGGCTATAAATGTAGCATGAAAGCTATAATCCAGTCAGGGTGCGATAACTGCACAATTTTTCACAGCTTATCCTATAACACAGTGGTCTGTAACCTTTTTCTTACAGTGAGAGCTACTtatacaaagaaaataatctgGTGAGCTACTGAGTTACAATGGTCTATTTTGCCAAACGGGGGGGGTCCTTCATATATTTTgctgatcgggggggggggggggggtgtgaaggTCACGGTCTTGTCATAATCAACTACTAATGCTGACATGTCAATCGCGATAGATCGCTTGGTGACCACTGCGATAACGCAGTGTTTCGATGCATTACCACTATAATTCATGGCTATTATGTAGTGATATACAACTGAAATGACTGCTTTTTGAATGGCCTCTCTAAGTTCCGTTGACAACGTAAAGGCAAAATTCCCTTTGATGCGAAGGATACAGGAACTCAGCTCTTTTCTAATTCTAATGAAACTGATTGGCATTCAGGGACTGTCTCTCTCCTTTCCACAAACCCTGGCACAAACAGAATGACTCGCATGTCATTGACTTGTGAAAAATGACTTTTACATTTACACTAAACTTACAAGGGCAATGCACAGTAGGGCcttatgtataaatatatatgtagaactttttttttctgaattataTTAGCTGGGCTGCTACATATCACtacataataaatatatttaaagacAGAAAGGATATGGTTTGATTGATGAGTTCATAGACATTGTtgggggaagttactcacaaaagtaacccatcacagacagaggtgggtagttcaggtccagaaattataaatccagaccaagattttgtttcaaccaaccagctgagtactctgtgactgtgactctatatactcaactggttggttgtaACAAAATCTTGGTATGGATtggtactttctggacctggactttccacctctgtctgtgatgggttacttttgtgagtaacttccgcAACACTATTCATAATGTTATTTGCTAAACAATAAAACCAGAAATATTACTACCCAAGAGTAAATATACTTAAACAAGACTACTGCCATAAGAAAGACTCCTGATTTGGTTCTTCTACCTAAACTGCCTTCCTGCACATCCTGAGGATTATGCTTAACAGCAATTAAGTGGACAGTTTATCATACAAGAAAAGCTGGCATTTAACTAATTTAGATTTGCAGTGGATGAGTACAACTGTTTTACAGAATGATCACTGTACATTGAACACTAAAACATACTTTATCTAAAATCATTCATCATGGGTGAGACTTGTAAGTTCCATGCTCGATTATAAAAAGCTATCTTCTCATAAAAATAAAGCTGCTGAAATAGAAACATATTCCCtgctattttaaaatgaaaaattctAACAACTCAGTTTGTAgaccagtcacatgactgcagtTCAGCGGAATCTTGAGTAAAACTCAGTTCTAGATACTGACCGACATTTGAACTGTATTTCCCCTGAAGTTgtgtttaattaaaactgaTGGAAATTGAAGCCGCCAGTTTACCAGAGATGTTAATGGGAACAATGTACGAGGAGATGACTTGAGAGTCAGTCTTCATCCTCTCGTCTGGGGTGGGAAGAGGAAGAGCTCTGGACCAGTTGGTCTGCTTGTCCAGTGTGGAGGGAATGTTGGGCACCGGACACCTAGGCCTGTGATTGAGAGCCACCATGTCAACAGCAGGATCTGTAGGTGGGTCAGCCTGAAACAGATGGACAGGAATCCTGGTTGATTCATTGCCTTATGGGGTCCGACATATATCAGCCCCAAAATAATTCTGGGGTGAAGAAAAAACAAGGAAATATTATCGTTCTTTCACATACAGTGGTCACAGTATTGTATGAAATAACAAATTAAATATATCAGAATGACAGAGGTGCCAGCATCAAAGTTATACAAGATTTTAGAGTTTCAGACAGTAAAGAACGTGCAAGGTCAAGTTCAAAATTTATGCTAGATCTTACAAGAATTACTTCCCTATCAATTAAAACAGACCCTATGTAAACAACCACATATGGTTTACTGATACGttttatgtaatttatatttttccATAAATGCTATTCAAATATAAATTATCATCAAACACATTTGTCAAAATATGTtcatatgaatatgaattttaaaGTATGACTAAGTAACCAACACTATGAATGGAGCCACGATTACTTCCTAAGTCAACATCTAAGCTGTCACAAGGAAAAGAGACCTGCCATAATCCAAAGCTTATTCTGCAGGAGACAAAGAATCCTGTCATGAGGCCAACAGATAAATGAGCAAACTAGCTAATGACATTCAATAACTCTGCATGCCTCGCATAAGCAAAAATCACACAAATATTACTCTCAAATTATACACTATATACTTTGTATGAGGAATTGTGGATTTCGAACTGATTCATCTTGCAGAGGATAGAGGATGACAAAGCGGCGTTTGGTTCATGAGGGTGAAAGAGGAATGAGTGATGACTGGGAGAAACGAGGCTTCGGTAAATGCGGCTTCCGTAAGGAGAGACATCGCATTGTCATGCCTACAGGAATTGTACATATAAAGACGAAGATGATCACAGAAGGACCTAGAAGCAAAAAGGTTGAAATGTTGAGGGCTACAGAGATAAAGAGAAAAAGGGGCTAAAAGAAAGTTTGAGATTAAAAAGTTAAATATGTCTTATTTTCGTAATAATGAGTTTGGAAGGTGTGGAAGTATTACTCCCCTGAATGCGCTGTGACTCAGCATGCAGCGTTGTGCTGCGTGTCAAGGGTTTAagccagaggtggatagttcaggtccagaaaataaatatccagaccaagattttgtttcaaccatccagttgagtactctgcgACCGTTACTCTTTAtattcagctggttggttgaaacaaaatattggtctggatttttactttctggacctgaactattcaCATACTGTCTGACTGTATgctctgcaatggactggcatcctgtgcagGCTTCATGCAGTCTTGTGACCTCTGTTTCCCAAATGAACTTGGGAACCATTTTTATCTGCTTCAGGGAACTGGTtatggaaaatagatggatggaaaaattATTCATGAGATCATTTGTGCTGTTTTAAAGCTcatcagtaaaaaaaatctttcagcAAGTGAACTGATAGTCTTCACATACTAGAAACATCTCCAAAAGTCCAATGGAAAACCACGTGTGTCGTGTATTTACATAATGATGCAGTTTGAATAAGTTGATAATGCAAACATAGAAGCAGGGGTATGATTCAATAGCAACACATTTTCCAACCCTATGCTGATCATCATCAGTCTCAAAACAGAAAGATGAGACATTTATTCAGCAGAAATAATTGAAACTGATGCGGTCAGGAGTCAGTTCATAAATCTAATATTTAAACTAATGGCAGAATAGAAAGCCAAGAGAAGCAGAGGTGTTGTCAGAGGATTGGAAAGCAGAGACCCCTAGTttcattgggggtgggggggcaaatACCTTTCTGCTCCAGGGGGCAAAGTGGCAACATTGGATGGATGAGAAGGATGGGGTTTTCCCAGACTACAAACACAAAGGTGGGAAACAAAGAAAATGACACTGTATTTAATGACATGATATACGACCGTGGAATTATGGCAAAAATCATGGGTGTATGGGACTGCCTGGCTGAATACCCTCAGAGAGTAAAACGACATGGTGACATGACGGTCAGCTCTGGACAGCCAATGTCATGACCAGAACTTAGGAAAGGAAATGTCCTGTAACAGGCCTGTGAGCCAAATCCCAGAAAGCAAGCTCCCATCTGGATGTTCCTAGAAATAAAGTTGATCCATTAGTAGGCTGATGATCCTTCAATCTGTAACAATAAGTGCAAAATTTGATGAGAGATGGACCTGGAAAGGGAAGCAATGCCACTGAACTTTGAGTGATGACCAGTCCTCCTTCCAAGCATAATGCTTTTCTAAAACCTCAACCAGAGCTGCTGTGGAAGCTGAAGTATATACTGACCGTACATGTACAAACCTATATTTGGCCTGGAATCTCATTTTGGCCCTTTACATTTATgattttcccattttaaatcatttgataatgtttgtcataaaacaacaaGATGTCGGACACCTGAAAATCGCCCATAAAAAAGGACAGCATCAGCTGTGTCAGGTACGTCCTTAAGCCACGGACAGCATCAGCTGTGTCAGGTACGTCCTTAAGCCACGGACAGAcagaaaagaaataaatgaagGACTTGAGCAGTTGCCTTAGGAGAATTTGCACAAGCTACTCAGTTTACCTTCTGCACTGGCTGAAATTCACTTATGGGTTTCTCCTGCAGCATGTCGAGAAAAGAACACAGGCTGTCAGGTCCACAAAAACACATGAGGCTGTGTTACATATGAACACAGACTGTCAGGTCCACATGAATACATGAGGCCGTGTTACATATGAACACAGACTGTCAGGTCCACATGAATACATGAGGCCGTGTTACATATGAACACAGACTGTCAGGTCCACATGAATACATGAGGCCGTGTTACATATGAACACAGACTGTCAGGTCCACACGAATACATGAGACCGTGTTACATATGAACACAGACTGTCAGGTCCACACGAATACATGAGGCCGTGTTACATATGAACACATACTGTCAGGTCCACACGAATACATGAGGCCGTGTTACATATGAACACAGACTTCAGGTCCACACGAATACATGAGATCGTGTTACATATGAACACAGACTGTCAGGTCCACACGAATACATGAGATCGTGTTACATATGAACACAGACTGTCAGTTCCACACGAATACATGAGACCGTGTTACATATGAACACAGACTGTCAGGTCCACACGAATATATGAAGCCGTGTTACATATGAACACAGACTGTCAGGTCCACATGAATACATGAGACCGTGTTACATATGAACACAGACTGTCAGGTCCACACGAATACATGAGACCGTGTTACATATGAACACAGACTGTCAGGTCCACACGAATATGAGGCCGTGTTACATATGAACACAGACTGTCAGGTCCACATGAATACATGAGACCGTGTTACATATGAACACAGACTGTCAGGTCCACATGAATACATGAGGCCGTGTTACATATGAACACAGACTGTCAGGTCCACATGAATACATGAGACCGTGTTACATATGAACACAGACTGTCAGGTCCACATGAATACATGAGACCGTGTTACATATGAACACAGACTGTCAGGTCCACACGAATACATGAGACCGTGTTACATATGAACACAGACTGTCAGGTCCACACGAATATGAGGCCGTGTTACATATGAACACAGACTGTCAGGTCCACATGAATACATGAGACCGTGTTACATATGAACACAGACTGTCAGGTCCACACGAATACATGAGACCGTGTTACATATGAACACAGACTGTCAGGTCCACACGAATATGAGGCCGTGTTACATATGAACACAGACTGTCAGGTCCACATGAATACATGAGACCGTGTTACATATGAACACAGACTGTCAGGTCCACACGAATACATGAGACCATGTTACATATGAACACAGACTGTCAGGTCCACACGAATATGAGGCCGTGTTACATATGAACACAGACTGTCAGGTCCACATGAATACATGAGACCGTGTTACATATGAACACAGACTGTCAGGTCCACATGAATACATGAGGCTGTGTTACATATGAACACAGGCTGTCAGGTCCACAAAAATACATGAGGCCATGGTACATATGAACAGACTGTCAGGTCCACAAAAACACATGAGGCCGTGTTACATATGAACAGACTGTCAGGTCCACAAAAACACATGAGGCCATGTTACATATGAACACAGACTGTCAGGTCCACATGAATACATGAGACCGTGTTACATATGAACACAGACTGTCAGGTCCACACGAATATATGAAGCCGTGTTACATTTGAACACAGACTGTCAGGTCCACAAAAACACATGAGGCCATGTTACATATGAACAGACTGTCAGTTCCACATGAATACATGAGGCCGTGTTACATATGAACACAGACTGTCAGGTCCACATGAATACATGAGACCGTGTTACATATGAACACAGACTGTCAGGTCCACAAGAATACATGAGTCTGTGTTACATATGAACACAGGCTGTCAGGTTCACAAAAATACATGAGTCTGTGTTACATATGAACACAGACTGTCAGGTCCACACGAATACATGAGGCCATGTTACATATGAACAGACTGTCAGTTCCACACGAATACATGAGGCCATGTTACATATGAACACAGACTGTCAGGTCCACACGAATACATGAGTCTGTGTTACATATGAACACAGACTGTCAGGTCCACCCGAATACATGAGTCCGTGTTACATATGAACACAGACTGTCAGGTCCACACGAATACATGAGACCGTGTTACATATGAACACAGACTGTCAGGTCCACACGAATACATGAAGCCGTGTTATATATGAACACAGAGTGTCAGGTCCACACGAATACATGAGACCGTGTTACATATGAACACAGACTGTCAGGTCCACACGAATACATGAAGCCGTGTTATATATGAACACAGACTGTCAGGTCCACACGAATACATGAAGCCGTGTTATATATGAACACAGAGTGTCAGGTCCACACGAATACATGAGTCTGTGTTACATATGAACACAGACTGTCAGGTCCACACGAATACATGAGTCCATGTTACATATGAACACAGACTGTCAGGTCCACACGAATACGAGGCCGTGTTACATAGGAACACAGACTGTCAGGTCCACACGAATACATGAGGCCGTGTTACATGTAAACACAGCCTGTCAGGTCCACACGAATACGAGGCCGTGTTAC from Paramormyrops kingsleyae isolate MSU_618 chromosome 16, PKINGS_0.4, whole genome shotgun sequence carries:
- the LOC111850264 gene encoding actin remodeling regulator NHS-like isoform X4: MPFAKRIVEPQLLCRHPIPNDDGLIFEDLSYISSVALSRTLRQLSDLARQACSLFQELETEIISTNQRVWVLQNKIARIQQTANGLDPKQEAVPVSNLDVESKLTVHYQAPRHLQRNVLHASGRPPCVQELHRNARLLLRALHRDQQLHQRAGNQERRVTISISVPPPMPSIPSPRTLRRREQRGRHLRTSGKTPSFSSIQCCHFAPWSRKADPPTDPAVDMVALNHRPRCPVPNIPSTLDKQTNWSRALPLPTPDERMKTDSQVISSYIVPINISGLGFDREASVRCSLVHSQSVLQRRRKLRRRKTISGIPRRVQQEDSDESPVARERTAIVHNNPDISLCREELSVTGRLNTKDSGCQTDDFLIAAPSRRRIRAQRGQGIPTSLSHSTGNITSLPDGSDSMFTATMGSRLRSRSLPREGGRLVDENHDDSDDEELSPYETEEFLPGPRERILKDEEESIEDQVMPEHQLVSLNYNQHRGSPEHTWVERGRSRLPRKFDMGSCEISSSSDTFSSPIHSISTTGVLGSQIDHKEDHQSSSGNWSGSSSTCPSQTSETIPPAASPPLTGSSHCDSELSLNTAPNANDDPTGFTIDPYQLDRPQLRGYRASSFTSTATELLDDPSTSTASDCEWNYPHLQYDKSSRLDFSPPRSREEQGSLDCPSFTSMATYESFVDKPPTEKADSSSHYSIDTEGCYTSMHFDCGLQGNRSYIHNYAAMGSECGRGITVASSMDKYCQPEYSGHRTLGRRCLSLKKPKVKPSPPKRSSSLKEISCSANAPDTNEPKINSGQHLPLSSREMKLQLDLTSSPGQSENPMVSEPAVTWAMENSGEMADCTLFSAADTHSFKDEGAVQSDYADLWLLNDLKSSDPYRSLSNSSSATGTTVIECVKSVESSESQNSQSESRATTPSLPSVENEFKLASPEKLAGLASPSSGYSSQSETPTSSFPSAFFPGPLSPTTGKRKPKVPERKSSLCSLHQQFSSREGSTSSRRDLELPLIPPTHLDLSALHNVPSKSLAHRNQIHILHQNKQKAAAAAAAAAAAAAEARAAGAWIAEMRAAQVAQAGINNSEVPSSASVAVTPIELHSIQLRSIIKSSEQSLDQMNPNTATWPKCPTAVTQVSHQTPESSKLAVVKSNDPSSQEYCQTLFTPDDEPTIRDVAYHESMGHKQDRNVPGPFWAMTPFRIPSDTVFREHESTLVPRFQPRIHKPTVSWRGTDHAGMSEGAACLQEVEEQEGNALSTYFPGDSSEKEQNEPPSPDWALEFTSLYPTNAGSSPAKNKIARKYNSGACNSPDKVPVITYQSETQQAHTINETISREEEYETSGIPTKSASLDNTEEGSTPDTEDYFSKESTPSDNSGSPLTDEVKAEDDPVFLSPNKVRTTEDLFAMIHRSKRKVLGRKDSGELNLKNRVGASSGGSPASCPGNVVSPGSPAGPQRASGPIYRSAKKSNTSSEEFKLLLLKKGSRSDSSYRMSAAEILKSPIAPKSLGDLSADAAQSPEELPTPQQSPLGSEQPPGLSPTTTPEGFYPKTFPGPASSRQGRSRVPPAASSSRYSVRSRLYTTPMQAISEGETENSDGSPHDDRSSQGSS
- the LOC111850264 gene encoding actin remodeling regulator NHS-like isoform X2, with protein sequence MPFAKRIVEPQLLCRHPIPNDDGLIFEDLSYISSVALSRTLRQLSDLARQACSLFQELETEIISTNQRVWVLQNKIARIQQTANGLDPKQEAVPVSNLDVESKLTVHYQAPRHLQRNVLHASGRPPCVQELHRNARLLLRALHRDQQLHQRAGNQERRVTISISVPPPMPSIPSPRTLRRREQRGRHLRTQGRPGRDFEYQHVLRKSGKTPSFSSIQCCHFAPWSRKADPPTDPAVDMVALNHRPRCPVPNIPSTLDKQTNWSRALPLPTPDERMKTDSQVISSYIVPINISGLGFDREASVRCSLVHSQSVLQRRRKLRRRKTISGIPRRVQQEDSDESPVARERTAIVHNNPDISLCREELSVTGRLNTKDSGCQTDDFLIAAPSRRRIRAQRGQGIPTSLSHSTGNITSLPDGSDSMFTATMGSRLRSRSLPREGGRLVDENHDDSDDEELSPYETEEFLPGPRERILKDEEESIEDQVMPEHQLVSLNYNQHRGSPEHTWVERGRSRLPRKFDMGSCEISSSSDTFSSPIHSISTTGVLGSQIDHKEDHQSSSGNWSGSSSTCPSQTSETIPPAASPPLTGSSHCDSELSLNTAPNANDDPTGFTIDPYQLDRPQLRGYRASSFTSTATELLDDPSTSTASDCEWNYPHLQYDKSSRLDFSPPRSREEQGSLDCPSFTSMATYESFVDKPPTEKADSSSHYSIDTEGCYTSMHFDCGLQGNRSYIHNYAAMGSECGRGITVASSMDKYCQPEYSGHRTLGRRCLSLKKPKVKPSPPKRSSSLKEISCSANAPDTNEPKINSGQHLPLSSREMKLQLDLTSSPGQSENPMVSEPAVTWAMENSGEMADCTLFSAADTHSFKDEGAVQSDYADLWLLNDLKSSDPYRSLSNSSSATGTTVIECVKSVESSESQNSQSESRATTPSLPSVENEFKLASPEKLAGLASPSSGYSSQSETPTSSFPSAFFPGPLSPTTGKRKPKVPERKSSLCSLHQQFSSREGSTSSRRDLELPLIPPTHLDLSALHNVPSKSLAHRNQIHILHQNKQKAAAAAAAAAAAAAEARAAGAWIAEMRAAQVAQAGINNSEVPSSASVAVTPIELHSIQLRSIIKSSEQSLDQMNPNTATWPKCPTAVTQVSHQTPESSKLAVVKSNDPSSQEYCQTLFTPDDEPTIRDVAYHESMGHKQDRNVPGPFWAMTPFRIPSDTVFREHESTLVPRFQPRIHKPTVSWRGTDHAGMSEGAACLQEVEEQEGNALSTYFPGDSSEKEQNEPPSPDWALEFTSLYPTNAGSSPAKNKIARKYNSGACNSPDKVPVITYQSETQQAHTINETISREEEYETSGIPTKSASLDNTEEGSTPDTEDYFSKESTPSDNSGSPLTDEVKAEDDPVFLSPNKVRTTEDLFAMIHRSKRKVLGRKDSGELNLKNRVGASSGGSPASCPGNVVSPGSPAGPQRASGPIYRSAKKSNTSSEEFKLLLLKKGSRSDSSYRMSAAEILKSPIAPKSLGDLSADAAQSPEELPTPQQSPLGSEQPPGLSPTTTPEGFYPKTFPGPASSRQGRSRVPPAASSSRYSVRSRLYTTPMQAISEGETENSDGSPHDDRSSQGSS